A window of Thermosynechococcus sp. NK55a contains these coding sequences:
- the carB gene encoding carbamoyl-phosphate synthase large subunit — MPRRTDISKILMIGSGPIVIGQACEFDYSGTQACKALREEGYEVVLINSNPATIMTDPEIADRTYIEPLTPEMVEKVIAAERPDALLPTMGGQTALNIAVALAKSGVLDRYGVELIGAKLPAIEMAEDRKLFKEAMQRIGVGVCPSGLANTLEEARAIAQEIGVYPLIIRPAFTLGGTGGGIAYNQEEFEEIAAAGLDASPVSQILIEQSLIGWKEYELEVMRDMADNVVIICSIENLDPMGIHTGDSITVAPAQTLTDKEYQRLRDASIKIIREIGVETGGSNIQFAVNPETGEVIVIEMNPRVSRSSALASKATGFPIAKIAAKLAVGYTLPEIPNDITQKTPASFEPTIDYVVTKIPRFAFEKFPGSPPVLTTQMKSVGEAMAIGRTFQESLQKALRSLEIGRAGWGCDRPEKLPSLEQLRGKLRTPNPDRIFAIRHAFLLGMTVEEVYELTAIDPWFLRQMQGLLETEKFLKRSKLEQLTADDLWRIKQQGFSDAQIAYATKTTDDQVRTYRQSLGVIPVYKTVDTCAAEFEAYTPYYYSTYERPVEQINPESGDVELLPPQSEVLPPRKPRVMILGSGPNRIGQGIEFDYCCCHAAYALRADDYETIMVNSNPETVSTDYDTSDRLYFEPLTKEDVLNIIEVERPVGIIIQFGGQTPLKLALPLQRYLEQQGDRLGTQIWGTSPDSIDIAEDRERFEKILRELNIPQPPNGTARSYAEALSIAQRIGYPVVVRPSYVLGGRAMEIVYSNGELEHYMNAAVQVEPERPILIDKYLENAIEVDVDAIADATGRVVIGGIMEHIEQAGIHSGDSACSLPTQSLSPAVLETIRTWSIALAKALKVVGLMNLQLAVQGEQVYILEANPRASRTVPFVSKAIGIPLAKVAARLMSGKTLAELNFLNEKIPNHVAVKEAVLPFEKFAGTDTVLGPEMRSTGEAMGIDMTFGAAYAKSQLAANQRLPLQGTVFVSMGDRDKAAIVPVVQELQSLGFQIIATEGTRNALLEAGLSNIELILKLHEGRPHVLDAIKNGQIHLILNTPSGQEARTDAQLIRRTALAYKIPIVTTIAGAKATAAAIKTLQTSTLGVRALQDYHRVEC; from the coding sequence ATGCCTCGTCGTACCGACATTTCAAAGATTCTCATGATTGGTTCGGGTCCCATTGTCATTGGTCAGGCCTGTGAATTTGACTATTCGGGCACCCAAGCCTGTAAGGCATTGCGCGAGGAAGGGTACGAGGTGGTCTTGATTAACTCCAACCCCGCCACCATCATGACGGATCCCGAGATCGCCGATCGCACCTACATTGAGCCGCTCACCCCGGAAATGGTGGAAAAGGTCATTGCCGCTGAACGCCCCGATGCCCTGCTGCCCACAATGGGAGGACAAACGGCGCTGAACATAGCGGTAGCGCTGGCCAAATCCGGTGTCCTCGATCGCTATGGGGTGGAGTTGATTGGCGCCAAATTGCCCGCTATTGAGATGGCCGAGGATCGCAAGCTCTTTAAGGAGGCCATGCAGCGAATTGGCGTGGGGGTGTGTCCGTCGGGCTTGGCCAATACCCTGGAAGAGGCGCGGGCGATCGCCCAAGAGATTGGGGTTTATCCCCTGATTATTCGACCGGCTTTTACCCTAGGGGGCACCGGTGGCGGCATTGCCTACAACCAAGAAGAATTTGAAGAAATTGCCGCTGCTGGTCTCGATGCCAGTCCTGTCTCGCAAATTCTCATTGAGCAGTCCCTCATTGGCTGGAAAGAATACGAGCTGGAAGTGATGCGGGACATGGCTGATAACGTGGTCATCATCTGCTCCATTGAGAACCTGGACCCCATGGGCATCCACACCGGCGACTCGATCACCGTTGCCCCGGCCCAAACCCTGACGGACAAAGAATACCAGCGGCTGCGGGATGCCTCGATCAAAATTATTCGTGAAATTGGTGTAGAGACCGGCGGATCGAACATTCAGTTTGCTGTTAACCCCGAAACTGGGGAAGTGATTGTCATTGAAATGAATCCCCGGGTTTCCCGTTCTTCGGCACTGGCCTCAAAGGCAACAGGCTTTCCCATTGCCAAAATCGCAGCAAAATTGGCTGTGGGCTATACGCTGCCGGAAATCCCCAACGACATTACCCAAAAAACTCCCGCCAGCTTTGAACCCACGATTGACTATGTGGTTACCAAAATTCCCCGCTTTGCCTTTGAAAAGTTTCCCGGCTCCCCGCCCGTCCTCACTACCCAAATGAAGTCTGTGGGTGAAGCCATGGCCATTGGCCGCACCTTCCAAGAGTCCTTGCAAAAAGCCCTGCGATCGCTGGAAATAGGTCGAGCCGGCTGGGGGTGCGATCGCCCCGAAAAACTCCCTAGCCTTGAGCAACTGCGGGGGAAACTGCGCACGCCAAATCCAGATCGCATCTTTGCCATTCGCCACGCCTTCCTCTTGGGGATGACCGTTGAGGAAGTTTATGAACTAACGGCCATTGATCCGTGGTTTTTGCGGCAGATGCAGGGACTCCTAGAAACAGAGAAATTTCTTAAGCGCAGCAAACTGGAGCAACTCACGGCCGATGATCTCTGGCGGATCAAGCAACAGGGCTTTAGTGATGCCCAAATTGCCTATGCTACGAAAACCACTGACGATCAGGTGCGGACCTATCGCCAATCCTTGGGTGTCATTCCCGTCTATAAAACTGTAGACACCTGTGCCGCCGAGTTTGAGGCTTATACCCCCTACTACTACTCCACCTACGAGCGACCTGTGGAGCAAATTAACCCTGAGAGCGGCGACGTTGAGCTGCTACCGCCACAATCGGAAGTGCTGCCCCCCCGCAAGCCGCGGGTGATGATTCTAGGATCAGGGCCGAACCGCATTGGCCAAGGAATTGAATTTGATTACTGCTGCTGCCATGCTGCCTACGCGCTGCGGGCCGATGACTATGAAACCATCATGGTCAACTCCAACCCTGAGACGGTTTCTACTGACTACGACACCAGCGATCGCCTCTACTTTGAACCTCTGACTAAGGAAGATGTCCTCAACATTATTGAAGTAGAGCGGCCCGTCGGCATCATTATTCAGTTTGGCGGTCAAACCCCCCTCAAGCTGGCGTTACCCTTGCAACGGTACCTTGAACAGCAGGGCGATCGCCTCGGAACCCAAATCTGGGGCACTTCACCTGACTCCATTGATATTGCTGAGGACCGCGAACGTTTCGAGAAAATTTTGCGGGAGCTCAACATCCCCCAACCCCCCAACGGCACTGCTCGCAGTTATGCCGAAGCCCTGAGCATTGCCCAGCGGATTGGCTATCCAGTGGTGGTGCGCCCCAGTTATGTGCTCGGTGGTCGCGCAATGGAAATTGTCTATTCCAATGGGGAACTGGAACACTATATGAACGCAGCGGTGCAGGTGGAGCCAGAGCGACCCATCCTCATTGATAAGTATCTGGAAAACGCAATTGAAGTGGATGTGGATGCCATTGCCGATGCAACGGGCAGGGTAGTCATTGGTGGGATTATGGAACACATCGAGCAAGCGGGGATTCACTCTGGGGATTCTGCCTGTAGCTTGCCCACCCAATCGCTGTCTCCTGCGGTTTTGGAGACCATCCGCACCTGGAGTATTGCCCTTGCCAAGGCGCTCAAAGTGGTGGGGCTGATGAACCTCCAACTGGCAGTACAAGGGGAGCAAGTCTATATTTTGGAGGCCAACCCGCGGGCCTCCCGGACGGTGCCCTTTGTCTCGAAGGCGATCGGCATTCCCCTGGCTAAAGTTGCTGCTCGGCTGATGTCAGGGAAAACCCTGGCGGAACTCAATTTCCTCAATGAGAAGATTCCCAACCATGTCGCCGTCAAGGAAGCTGTCCTCCCCTTTGAAAAATTTGCCGGTACCGATACAGTGCTAGGGCCAGAAATGCGCTCCACGGGTGAGGCCATGGGGATTGATATGACCTTTGGGGCTGCCTATGCCAAGTCCCAACTGGCAGCCAATCAAAGGTTACCTTTGCAGGGAACCGTTTTTGTGTCGATGGGCGATCGCGACAAAGCAGCAATTGTGCCTGTGGTTCAAGAGTTGCAGTCTCTTGGCTTTCAGATTATTGCCACTGAAGGAACCCGCAATGCCTTGCTTGAGGCAGGGCTGAGCAATATAGAACTCATCCTCAAGCTCCATGAAGGGCGTCCCCATGTCCTCGATGCCATTAAAAATGGGCAAATTCACCTGATTCTGAATACACCCTCCGGTCAGGAAGCCCGTACCGATGCCCAATTGATTCGTCGCACTGCCCTTGCCTATAAAATTCCGATTGTGACGACGATTGCCGGTGCGAAGGCAACGGCTGCCGCCATTAAAACCCTGCAAACCTCAACCCTAGGGGTACGGGCACTTCAAGACTACCATCGGGTGGAATGCTAA
- a CDS encoding DUF370 domain-containing protein — MLNIGFGNYVSPQRLLAIVSPDSAPIKRLILEAREHHHLIDATHGRRTRAVLVLDGEMIVLSALHPETLVARLSPPA, encoded by the coding sequence ATGCTAAACATTGGTTTTGGCAATTACGTCTCACCGCAGCGCCTGCTGGCGATCGTGAGTCCTGACTCTGCCCCGATCAAACGCCTGATTCTTGAGGCACGGGAGCACCATCATCTCATTGATGCCACCCACGGGCGGCGAACTCGTGCCGTACTGGTGTTGGATGGCGAGATGATCGTCCTCTCAGCCTTACATCCTGAAACACTAGTGGCACGCCTCAGTCCACCCGCCTAG
- the ileS gene encoding isoleucine--tRNA ligase translates to MTDATPDYKDTVNLPQTTFEMRANAATREPQLQAFWAQHQIYETLQQRNPGEVFILHDGPPYANGALHIGHALNKILKDIINKYQLLRGRKVHYRPGWDCHGLPIELKVLQNLKPEQRAQLTPLTLRQQAKEFALKTVAEQKQSFQRYGVWGDWAHPYLTLTPDYEAAQIGVFGEMVLRGYIYRGLKPVHWSPSSKTALAEAELEYPEGHTSRSLYAAFEVIELPQGLAKAWYQALGKLGVAIWTTTPWTIPANLAVSVNPDLTYALVEAKPSGRYKYLIVAKALVKRLSDILGGMLTVVATAKGADLENARYRHPLFEREGKIVIGGNYVTTESGTGLVHTAPGHGLEDYAVGQRYGLPILSPVDENGCFTAEAGPFAGLNVLQEGNEAVIAALQECGALLKEEPYVHKYPYDWRTKKPTIFRATEQWFASVEGFRDAALRAIAEVKWIPAQGENRITAMVAERSDWCISRQRSWGVPIPVFYDKETGEPLLTAETIAHVQAIIRDRGSDAWWELSVAELLPESLRDQADRYEKGTDTMDVWFDSGTSWAAVLGDQQADLYLEGSDQHRGWFQSSLLTRVAVKGQAPYKAVLTHGFVLDEQGRKMSKSLGNVTDPREVIEGGKNQKQDPPYGADVLRLWVSSVDYANDVPIGKNILKQLADVYRKIRNTARFLLGNLHDFNPNQDAIPYAQLPALDRYMLHRLHEVFSEVTAAFDSFQFYRFFQTIQNLCVVDLSNFYLDIAKDRLYISAATSDRRRSCQTVLAIAVQNLARAIAPVLPHLAEDIWQHLPFKTPYLSVFQSGWVELPAQWHDPGLASEWQHLRQLRLEVNKVLEQARTEKLIGSSLEAKVWLYIADSEWRDRLAQMNPRDALRGNGVDELRYLFLVSQVELMPQRQAVDVPYVLEAEGLWIGVGHAQGQKCVRCWNYSESVGQSALHPQLCDRCESALQGKF, encoded by the coding sequence ATGACTGATGCGACCCCCGACTACAAAGACACCGTCAACTTGCCCCAAACCACGTTTGAAATGCGGGCAAATGCAGCAACACGGGAACCCCAATTGCAGGCCTTTTGGGCACAGCACCAAATTTATGAAACGCTTCAGCAAAGGAATCCGGGGGAGGTCTTTATTCTTCACGATGGCCCCCCCTATGCCAATGGCGCCCTCCACATTGGCCATGCCCTCAATAAAATTCTCAAGGACATCATTAACAAGTACCAACTGCTGCGGGGACGCAAGGTTCACTACCGCCCTGGCTGGGACTGCCACGGCCTACCCATTGAACTCAAGGTGCTGCAAAACCTGAAACCGGAACAGCGGGCGCAGCTAACGCCCCTCACTCTCCGCCAACAGGCCAAGGAATTTGCCCTCAAAACCGTCGCCGAGCAAAAGCAGAGCTTCCAGCGCTATGGGGTTTGGGGCGACTGGGCACACCCCTATCTGACGCTTACCCCCGACTATGAGGCCGCCCAAATCGGTGTCTTTGGCGAAATGGTGCTGCGGGGCTATATCTATCGCGGCCTGAAACCGGTGCACTGGAGTCCCAGCTCAAAAACTGCCCTCGCCGAAGCCGAACTGGAATATCCCGAAGGGCACACCTCCCGCAGTCTGTATGCCGCTTTTGAGGTGATTGAGCTGCCCCAGGGGCTAGCCAAGGCTTGGTATCAAGCCCTAGGGAAATTGGGGGTTGCCATTTGGACAACAACCCCCTGGACGATTCCGGCGAACTTGGCTGTGAGTGTCAATCCCGATCTCACCTATGCCCTTGTAGAGGCTAAGCCCAGTGGCCGCTACAAGTATTTAATTGTTGCCAAGGCTCTCGTAAAGCGGCTGAGTGACATCCTTGGTGGCATGCTCACGGTGGTGGCCACCGCCAAAGGGGCTGACTTGGAAAATGCGCGCTATCGCCATCCCCTCTTTGAGCGCGAGGGCAAAATTGTTATTGGCGGTAACTATGTGACCACGGAATCGGGCACCGGTCTGGTGCACACTGCTCCTGGCCATGGCTTAGAAGACTATGCTGTCGGTCAGCGCTACGGTTTGCCAATCCTGTCGCCGGTGGATGAGAATGGCTGCTTTACGGCGGAAGCAGGACCATTTGCCGGTCTCAATGTTCTCCAGGAAGGCAATGAAGCGGTCATTGCGGCTTTGCAGGAGTGTGGGGCGCTCCTAAAGGAGGAACCCTATGTGCATAAGTATCCCTATGACTGGCGGACAAAGAAACCCACTATCTTCCGCGCCACGGAACAGTGGTTTGCTTCCGTTGAGGGCTTTCGCGATGCGGCACTCAGGGCGATCGCTGAGGTGAAGTGGATTCCTGCCCAAGGGGAAAACCGCATTACGGCAATGGTGGCGGAGCGGTCCGATTGGTGTATTTCGCGTCAGCGCAGTTGGGGCGTGCCCATCCCCGTCTTTTATGACAAAGAAACCGGGGAACCCCTGCTAACAGCAGAAACCATTGCCCATGTGCAAGCCATTATTCGCGATCGCGGGTCCGATGCTTGGTGGGAACTCTCCGTTGCTGAATTGCTTCCCGAATCCCTGCGAGATCAAGCGGATCGCTACGAAAAGGGAACGGACACCATGGATGTCTGGTTTGACTCCGGAACCTCTTGGGCAGCGGTTCTCGGCGATCAGCAGGCAGACCTCTACCTCGAAGGCTCTGATCAGCACCGCGGCTGGTTCCAATCCTCATTGCTGACACGGGTTGCCGTTAAAGGTCAAGCTCCCTACAAGGCCGTCCTGACCCACGGCTTTGTCCTCGATGAGCAGGGGCGAAAAATGAGCAAGTCCCTCGGCAATGTCACGGATCCCCGCGAAGTGATCGAGGGGGGTAAAAACCAGAAGCAAGACCCTCCCTATGGTGCCGATGTACTGCGGCTGTGGGTTTCCTCCGTGGACTACGCCAACGATGTGCCCATTGGTAAAAATATTCTCAAGCAGTTGGCGGACGTCTATCGCAAGATTCGTAACACGGCTCGCTTTCTCCTAGGGAATCTCCACGACTTTAACCCCAATCAGGATGCCATTCCCTATGCTCAACTGCCGGCCTTGGATCGCTATATGCTGCATCGACTGCACGAAGTCTTCAGTGAAGTGACTGCGGCCTTTGATAGCTTTCAGTTCTATCGCTTTTTCCAAACCATTCAAAATCTTTGTGTTGTTGATCTTTCGAACTTTTATCTCGATATTGCCAAGGATCGGTTGTACATCAGTGCCGCCACGAGCGATCGCCGCCGCAGTTGTCAAACCGTACTTGCCATTGCCGTTCAAAACTTAGCCCGTGCCATTGCCCCAGTGCTCCCCCACTTAGCCGAGGATATTTGGCAGCATTTACCCTTCAAAACCCCCTATCTTTCAGTGTTTCAAAGTGGTTGGGTAGAGCTTCCGGCCCAGTGGCACGATCCGGGGCTAGCTAGTGAGTGGCAACACCTGCGGCAATTGCGCCTCGAAGTGAACAAGGTGCTCGAACAGGCCCGTACAGAAAAGCTGATTGGCTCTTCTTTGGAGGCAAAAGTGTGGCTCTACATTGCCGATTCTGAATGGCGCGATCGCCTCGCACAGATGAATCCCAGGGACGCCCTCAGGGGTAATGGGGTGGATGAACTGCGCTATCTCTTCTTGGTGTCCCAGGTGGAGCTGATGCCGCAACGGCAAGCGGTGGACGTGCCCTATGTTCTTGAAGCGGAGGGGCTATGGATTGGCGTTGGCCATGCCCAAGGTCAGAAATGTGTCCGCTGCTGGAATTATTCTGAAAGTGTGGGACAATCCGCCTTGCATCCCCAGTTGTGCGATCGCTGTGAAAGCGCCCTGCAAGGGAAATTTTAG
- the ruvX gene encoding Holliday junction resolvase RuvX — protein sequence MISVLGLDLGRKRIGVAGCDRLGQLAAGITTIHRRNFASDVAQLRQICQERGVEKLIVGLPYTLDGQLGSQARQVQHLAAKIGAALNLPVEYVDERLTSFQAAEILKQRRRSPRQHKDLVDQIAAALILQQWLDTRLQTARSTLAPPDPQL from the coding sequence ATGATTTCCGTTCTAGGCTTGGATCTGGGGCGCAAGCGTATTGGCGTGGCCGGGTGCGATCGCCTGGGGCAGTTGGCCGCAGGCATTACAACGATTCATCGCCGCAATTTTGCCAGTGATGTGGCGCAGCTTCGGCAGATTTGTCAAGAGCGAGGGGTGGAAAAGTTAATTGTGGGCTTGCCCTACACCCTGGATGGTCAATTGGGTTCCCAGGCCCGCCAGGTGCAACATTTGGCGGCAAAAATTGGCGCAGCCTTGAACTTGCCGGTGGAATATGTAGATGAGCGGCTCACCTCCTTTCAAGCGGCGGAAATCCTTAAACAACGCCGGCGATCGCCCCGTCAGCACAAGGACTTAGTGGATCAAATTGCCGCTGCCCTGATTTTGCAACAATGGCTCGATACCCGTTTGCAAACCGCAAGATCAACACTGGCACCCCCTGACCCCCAGCTATAA
- a CDS encoding aminotransferase class V-fold PLP-dependent enzyme, whose protein sequence is MNLETLRAYHDTYPALLNKIYLNYGGQGPLHQDTWQAIRESDRHIQQQGPFANRVFPWLSQQLHSLRTALAQLLGTTPETIALTDSVTTGCNIVLWGLNWQAGDHLLISNCEHPGVVAITEQLARRLGVVVDRVAFWPWCDDEVAAIEAQLHPRTRLVVLSHLLWNTGKLLPLEKIVDVCHRRGIQVLADGAQSVGMVPLNLPALGVDYYAFTGHKWCCGPAGLGGLYIRRDRLATLEPTFIGWRSIHQTRDAQPAGWKEDASRFEVATTAFSLVPGLMTALRVHDQWGTAQGRYERICELSHHLWQRLRGMVGLTCLSPVPPPSGLVAFQLANGQHRQLVQDLEAENILVRELLYPPSVRACVHYFTLPEESDRFVAGLERWLQNHP, encoded by the coding sequence ATGAACCTAGAAACACTGCGCGCCTATCATGACACCTACCCTGCCCTACTGAATAAGATCTACCTCAACTATGGGGGTCAAGGGCCGCTGCACCAAGACACCTGGCAGGCTATTCGCGAAAGCGATCGCCACATTCAACAACAGGGTCCCTTTGCCAATCGGGTCTTTCCGTGGTTAAGCCAACAACTGCACAGCCTGCGCACAGCCCTAGCACAGCTATTGGGAACAACCCCAGAAACGATTGCCCTCACCGATTCGGTTACCACTGGCTGCAACATTGTTTTGTGGGGCCTCAACTGGCAAGCGGGTGATCATCTGCTGATTTCCAACTGTGAGCATCCGGGGGTAGTGGCGATTACCGAGCAATTGGCGCGGCGATTGGGGGTGGTTGTGGATCGGGTTGCCTTTTGGCCGTGGTGTGACGATGAAGTAGCCGCCATTGAAGCCCAACTCCACCCCCGCACCCGCTTAGTCGTCCTCAGTCATTTGCTGTGGAATACAGGGAAACTGTTGCCGTTGGAGAAGATTGTTGACGTTTGCCACCGTCGCGGCATCCAAGTCTTGGCGGATGGCGCCCAAAGTGTCGGCATGGTACCCCTAAATTTACCAGCCTTGGGCGTAGATTACTATGCCTTTACGGGACACAAGTGGTGCTGTGGGCCCGCAGGACTCGGAGGGCTCTATATTCGGCGCGATCGCCTAGCCACATTGGAACCCACCTTTATTGGCTGGCGCAGCATTCATCAGACCCGTGATGCCCAACCGGCGGGCTGGAAGGAGGATGCCAGTCGCTTTGAGGTGGCCACAACCGCCTTTTCCTTGGTACCGGGGCTAATGACTGCCCTGCGAGTGCATGATCAATGGGGGACCGCCCAAGGGCGATATGAGCGCATTTGTGAGCTGAGCCATCACCTCTGGCAACGGTTACGGGGTATGGTGGGTTTGACCTGTCTTAGTCCTGTGCCGCCCCCCTCCGGCTTGGTAGCCTTTCAGCTGGCCAATGGTCAGCATCGCCAATTGGTACAAGACCTTGAGGCAGAGAATATCTTGGTGCGGGAATTGCTCTATCCTCCCTCGGTGCGTGCCTGTGTCCATTACTTTACGTTGCCGGAGGAGAGCGATCGCTTTGTTGCTGGCCTAGAACGGTGGCTTCAGAATCATCCTTAG
- the purN gene encoding phosphoribosylglycinamide formyltransferase, which yields MPVMSSEALVVPAAPENTLPCRPLRLGVLASGSGSNFAALAEAIAAGELAAQIQVLIYNNPNAFVAERAKQWQIPSVLLNHRHYPNRESLDAAIVETLKAYEVEWVVMAGWMRIVTPVLLNAYPQRVINLHPSLLPSFRGLHAVEQALAAGVKITGCTVHLVAEEVDSGPILVQAAVPVLPDDTPATLHARIQVQEHRILKQAIADIAARQAQFSC from the coding sequence ATGCCCGTCATGTCGAGTGAGGCTCTGGTTGTGCCAGCGGCACCCGAAAATACTCTTCCTTGCCGCCCCCTGCGATTGGGAGTGTTGGCCTCCGGGAGTGGGTCCAATTTTGCTGCCCTTGCGGAGGCGATCGCCGCTGGTGAACTAGCTGCCCAGATTCAAGTGTTGATTTACAACAATCCCAACGCCTTTGTGGCCGAGCGAGCAAAACAGTGGCAAATTCCTAGCGTTCTCCTTAACCATCGCCACTATCCCAACCGTGAAAGTCTGGATGCCGCCATTGTCGAAACCCTCAAGGCCTATGAAGTAGAGTGGGTGGTCATGGCCGGTTGGATGCGCATTGTTACACCGGTACTGCTGAATGCCTATCCCCAGCGGGTCATTAACCTGCATCCTAGTTTGCTGCCCAGTTTTCGCGGGCTGCATGCCGTTGAGCAGGCCCTTGCTGCTGGCGTCAAGATTACGGGCTGTACGGTACATCTGGTGGCAGAGGAAGTGGATAGTGGCCCGATTTTGGTTCAGGCAGCGGTGCCTGTTCTCCCCGATGATACCCCTGCAACCCTCCATGCCCGCATTCAAGTCCAGGAGCATCGCATTCTCAAGCAGGCGATCGCTGACATTGCCGCACGGCAAGCACAATTTTCCTGTTGA
- a CDS encoding S41 family peptidase: MKHWALLGVGVALLGMPPAVAGTSTLKDAPKALVDEAWQIIYRSYLDRSFNRLDWQALRQELLSRSYGDREAAYRVIQQTLVRLNDPYTRFLPPQEYRQLLLQTQGQQVDVGLALVESGELFRIQAIEAGSVAARADLKVGDEILAINGRSSDRLTLERATLMLRGPAGSKLHLLVRREGRPQPFSVELTRAGEIPRTVNFQILNSPRVGYIRLSGFNSRSHQQMQEAIEILQREKVQGFILDLRHNPGGLLEAGIEISRQWLDSGVIVRIQQNQREETIRARQRALTQLPLVVLVNQASASASEILAGALQDQGRAVVVGTPTFGKVRVQAVHELGDGSALLVTVARYLTPKGRDITGAGITPDVLVTGDPRSDLELRLNPNLVARPTDPMVAKALELLNSEIRHARHVE, encoded by the coding sequence GTGAAACACTGGGCACTTTTGGGAGTGGGTGTTGCGCTATTGGGGATGCCGCCAGCAGTGGCGGGTACCTCTACGCTCAAGGATGCCCCCAAGGCCTTGGTGGATGAGGCGTGGCAAATTATCTATAGAAGCTATCTAGATCGCAGCTTTAATCGTCTTGACTGGCAGGCCCTTCGTCAGGAATTGCTCTCCCGATCCTATGGAGATCGCGAAGCTGCCTATCGGGTGATTCAGCAAACCCTTGTCCGTCTCAATGATCCCTACACCCGCTTTCTGCCCCCTCAAGAGTACCGTCAACTGCTCCTGCAAACCCAAGGCCAGCAGGTGGATGTGGGTCTTGCCCTCGTGGAGTCGGGGGAACTCTTTCGCATTCAGGCCATTGAAGCGGGGTCGGTGGCGGCCAGGGCCGATCTGAAGGTGGGGGATGAAATTCTAGCTATCAATGGTCGTAGTAGCGATCGCTTAACATTGGAGCGGGCGACATTGATGCTGCGGGGGCCGGCGGGCAGCAAGTTGCATCTGCTGGTGCGCCGTGAGGGCAGGCCTCAACCCTTTAGTGTTGAATTGACGCGCGCTGGCGAGATTCCCCGTACGGTGAATTTTCAAATCCTCAACTCTCCCCGTGTGGGCTACATCCGCCTCAGTGGTTTTAATAGCCGCTCCCATCAACAGATGCAAGAGGCGATCGAAATCTTACAACGGGAGAAGGTGCAAGGCTTTATCCTGGATCTGCGCCATAATCCGGGTGGACTCCTCGAAGCAGGGATTGAAATTAGCCGCCAATGGCTGGATTCTGGGGTAATCGTGCGCATTCAACAAAACCAGCGGGAAGAGACAATTCGTGCCCGCCAACGTGCCTTGACTCAGTTGCCCCTTGTGGTTTTAGTGAATCAGGCCTCTGCCAGTGCCAGTGAAATTTTGGCGGGTGCTTTGCAGGATCAGGGGCGAGCAGTCGTTGTGGGCACGCCTACATTTGGTAAGGTGCGCGTCCAAGCGGTTCATGAACTGGGGGATGGGTCTGCCCTCCTGGTGACGGTGGCGCGCTATCTGACCCCCAAGGGTCGGGATATTACAGGGGCGGGCATCACTCCCGATGTGCTGGTGACGGGCGATCCCAGGAGCGATCTGGAATTGCGCCTCAATCCTAACTTGGTGGCACGACCCACGGATCCAATGGTGGCCAAGGCTTTAGAATTATTGAACAGCGAAATCCGCCATGCCCGTCATGTCGAGTGA